The Camelus dromedarius isolate mCamDro1 chromosome 1, mCamDro1.pat, whole genome shotgun sequence genome has a window encoding:
- the RPS3A gene encoding small ribosomal subunit protein eS1, with protein MAVGKNKRLTKGGKKGAKKKVVDPFSKKDWYDVKAPAMFNIRNVGKTLVTRTQGTKIASDGLKGRVFEVSLADLQNDEVAFRKFKLITEDVQGKNCLTNFHGMDLTRDKMCSMVKKWQTMIEAHVDVKTTDGYLLRLFCVGFTKKRNNQIRKTSYAQHQQVRQIRKKMMEIMTREVQTNDLKEVVNKLIPDSIGKDIEKACQSIYPLHDVFVRKVKMLKKPKFELGKLMELHGEGSSSGKATGDETGAKVERADGYEPPVQESV; from the exons ATGGCGGTTGGCAAGAACAAGCGCCTGACGAAAGGCGGCAAAAAGGGAGCCAAGAAGAAAGT ggtTGATCCATTTTCTAAGAAAGATTGGTATGACGTGAAAGCACCAGCTATGTTCAATATAAGAAATGTTGGGAAAACACTAGTCACGAGAACGCAAGGAACCA AAATTGCATCTGATGGCCTCAAGGGTCGTGTTTTTGAAGTGAGCCTTGCCGATCTGCAGAATGATGAAGTTGCGTTTAGAAAATTCAAGCTAATTACTGAGGATGTTCAGGGCAAAAACTGTCTGACTAATTTCCATGGCATGGATCTTACCCGTGACAAAATGTGCTCCATGGTCAAAAAATGGCAG ACCATGATTGAAGCTCACGTTGATGTCAAGACTACCGATGGTTATTTGCTTCGTCTATTCTGTGTGGGTTTTACTAAAAAACGCAACAATCAGATTCGGAAGACCTCTTATGCCCAGCACCAACAGGTCCGCCAAATCCGGAAGAAGATGATGGAAATCATGACCCGAGAGGTGCAGACAAATGACTTGAAAGAGGTGGTCAATAAATT GATTCCAGACAGCATTGGAAAAGACATAGAAAAGGCTTGCCAATCTATTTATCCACTCCATGATGTCTTtgttagaaaagtaaaaatgctGAAGAAGCCCAAGTTTGAAT tggGAAAACTCATGGAGCTACATGGTGAAGGGAGTAGTTCTGGAAAAGCTACTGGGGATGAGACAGGTGCTAAAGTTGAACGAGCTGATGGATATGAGCCTCCAGTCCAAGAAtctgtttaa